The genomic region AGAACCTGAAGGAAGGCGTGGACGCGGCCGATTTCAGCCTGGACGCCCTGCTGGGCCTCGACCCGGACGCCGCGGTGGACCTGGTCCGCCGCAAGAACGTGGACAAGAACCAGGTGGGCTGGGTGTCGCACCTGCAGCTGCGACACGGCGGCGGCCGCACCATCGTCGGGGGCGACATCTACGACTTCCACAGCGACCACTGGGGCGACGTGCTGCGCGTCGACGGCATGCCCGGCGGCCCCGGCGAGGACCTGCGCTACTACGGCTACACCGGCGACAAGCAGGCCTGGAGCGTCTACGTCAACGAGATGTGGGAAGCCGTGCCCGGGCTGACCCTGTTGGCGGACCTGCAGCTGCAGCACAAGCAGTACCGCTTCGAGCAGGACGCGGTGGGCAACTTCACCGGCGCCGACCGCCACGCCTACCGGGTCGACTACGACTTCTTCAACCCCAAGGGCGGCATCCACTGGGAGCTGCCGTCGCGCCCCTTCGGCGGGCGCGCGGCCCTGTACGCCCACGTGGGCAAGACCCATCGCGAGCCCGCCGACGGCGAGCTCTTCGACACCTGGGACGGGCCCGATGACGTGGGCGTCAGCCCCCTGTTCCGCGAGAGCGTGCCCGTCGACGAGGACGGCGACGGGACGTTCGACTATCTGGAGTGGTCCGACCCCTACGTGCGGCAGGAGCGGGCGGTCGACTACGAGCTGGGGGCGTCCTGGCGCGGCGAACGCGTCTCGCTGACGCTCAACGGCTACTGGATGGACTTCGACCACGAGATCATCGCCTACGGCGCGGTGGACGACGACGGCGCCCCGATCCGGGGCAACGCCGATAAGACCCTGCACCGCGGCGTGGAGCTGGGCCTGGCCGCCAGGCTTACCGACACCCACACGCTGAAGGTGGCCGCTTCGACGAGCTGGGACGAGTTCGACACCTACGTCGCCACCTTCGATCCCGACACCTGGAGCGCCGGCGCCTTCGACCAGAGCGGCAATCCCCTCGCCCTGTTCCCGCGCCACCTGGCGAGCGTGGCGCTCGTGTCCGACTTCGGCGCGCTGGACTCGCGCCTGCGCCTGCGCAGCGTCGGCCGGCAGCACCTGGACAATTCGGGCCTGGACGCGCGCACCATCGACGGCTACGCCACCCTCGACCTGGCCGCGGGCCTGGACCTGGGCGGCCTGGCGGGCGCCACGCGCCTGGACGTGCGCGTCGACAACCTGCTCGACCAGATGTACGAGACCACGGGCTACTGGTACGGTGGCCGCTGGCTGATACCCGCCGCGGGCCGCAACGTGCTGGCCGGCGTGCACTACGTATTCTAGAGGAGCCGCCATGACGGAAGCGCCGCCCTTCGGACGCGAGGCGGACATCGTCTTCGCCAAGACCGGCCTGCGGGCCGTGATCCTGGGAGGCGGCGAGGAGCCGGCCTACGAGTGCCTGGCCCACTGGGTGGAGATGGCCGACTTCTTCTTCGCCGCCGACTGGGCCGCCCTGACCTACGAGCGTTTGCCGCGCCGTCCGGACGCCATCATCGGCGACCTGGACACGATGATGGGCAAGCTCATCGGCGCGGACGACCCGCCCTTCCTGCACATCGAGGACCAGGAGACGACCGATACGGAGAAGGCGCTGCTGCACGCCCTGGACCTCGGCTGTCGCGAGGCCGTGCTGCTAGGCGCCACGGGCAGGCGCCTGGATCACACGCTCTACAACCTGTCCCTGGTGGAGGGCTTCGCCGACCGCATGCGCATCTGCGTGGCCAACGAGCACTGCACGTCCGTGCGGATCGGCGCCGGCGAATCCGTGATCTGGGACCTGCCGGCCGGCACGACCTTCTCCCTCGCGCCCCTGGCGTCCCCGGCCCTGCTGGGCGAGGTGACGGGCGCGCGATGGCCGGTGTCCGACGAGGTGCTGATCTACGGCGGCGACCTTTCGATCTCCAACAAGGTCGCCGCGCCTCCCCTGCGTATCGAGGTCTACGAGGGCTCGGTGCTGGCGTCGATCGGCAACGAGCGGCTGGGCCTATTCCTGCGCGGGATGTCGGAATGACCTTCGCCGCGGTCTACGTCTTCTTCCTGCTCTACGCGGTGCTGCGCCTGTTCCGCCGGCCGTCCGAGACCGAGGCCAACTACATAGTGGCCGGGCGCCGCCTCACCCTGCCCGCCTTCGTCGCGACCATGGTCTCGTCCTGGTACGGCGGCATCCTGGGCGTCGGCGAGTACGCCTGGACCTACGGGGTGAGCAACTGGCTGGTCTTCGGCGCCCCCTACTACCTGTACGCCGTCGCTTTCGCCGTGTTGTTGGCGCGGCGGGCGCGGCAGTCCCGCGTGCTGACCCTGCCCGAGCTGCTCCACGACCGCTACGGCCGGACGCCGGCGCTGCTGGGCGCGGCGACCATCTTCGTGATGACCGTGCCGGCGGCCTACGTGCTCATGCTCGGCGTGCTGGTGGAGATGGCCACGGGCTGGCCCCTGTGGCTGGGCGTGACCCTGGGCGCGGCGCTGTCGCTGGGCTACGTGCTGCGCGGCGGCCTGCGGGCCATCGTGGGCACGGACAAGCTGCAGTTCGCGCTGATGTTCCTGGGGTTCGTCGTGCTGGTGCCGGTCTGCGCGGCGAAGTATGGCGGCTGGGATTACCTGCGCGGCGCCCTGCCCGCGTCGCACCTGACCTGGAGCGGCGGGCGCGGCTTCCAGGCGGTGGCTGTGTGGTACGTTATCGCGGCCTCGACCCTCGTGGAGCCGGCCTTCTACCAGCGCTGCTACGCCGCCCGCGACGGGCGCACCGCCCGCCGGGGACTGTTCGTCTCGGTGGGCTTCTGGATCCTGTTCGACTTCCTGACCACCACCGCCGGCCTGTACGCGCGCGCCGTGCTGCCCGCCCTGGAACGACCCATGGCCGCCTTCCCCTTGCTGGCCGCCGAGGTCCTGCCGCCGGTGTGGCGCGGTCTGTTCGTCACGGGCCTGCTGGCGACGATCATGTCGACCGTCGACACCAACGCCTTCGTGGCGGCGGTCACCGGCGGCCGCGACATCTGGTCCAAGCTGCGCGGACGTCCCGGCGACGAGGCGGCCTCCCTGCGCGCGTCGCGCCGGGCCCTGCCGGTCGTCGGCGCCCTGTCGGTCGGGCTGGCGCTGTGGTCGGGGTCGGTGATCGAGCTCTGGCACCACCTGGGCAGCGTGGGCACGCCGGTGCTGCTGCTGCCCGTGCTGTTGGCGCACGGCCGGCGCCGCCGGTCGGGACGGCGCGTCGCGCTGTCCATGTGCGTTTCGGCCGTCGTGTCCCTGTCCTGGCTGGCCCTGGGC from bacterium harbors:
- a CDS encoding TonB-dependent receptor; protein product: ADTAAVHQASDVVVTASRYGDDVHLSHANLTREELAGRIGVADIPLLLEDTPGLHAWSDAGNGVGYTYLNIRGFDQKRVGVMIDGIPLNDPEDHQVYWVDLPDLASSVQDVQVQRGITNSLGATTAIGGTVNLVTDLFTPERELRLSLMGGSYGTWKQTASYQTGLLDGRFQSALRLSRLESDGYRDRTGSKLWGLFWSARYLTENSTTRAKIYTGREESQHGWNAAFEDDLAADRRHNPETYADAVDDFRQPHYELHHQWRLSDRFTAENAVFWIHGEGFYENLKEGVDAADFSLDALLGLDPDAAVDLVRRKNVDKNQVGWVSHLQLRHGGGRTIVGGDIYDFHSDHWGDVLRVDGMPGGPGEDLRYYGYTGDKQAWSVYVNEMWEAVPGLTLLADLQLQHKQYRFEQDAVGNFTGADRHAYRVDYDFFNPKGGIHWELPSRPFGGRAALYAHVGKTHREPADGELFDTWDGPDDVGVSPLFRESVPVDEDGDGTFDYLEWSDPYVRQERAVDYELGASWRGERVSLTLNGYWMDFDHEIIAYGAVDDDGAPIRGNADKTLHRGVELGLAARLTDTHTLKVAASTSWDEFDTYVATFDPDTWSAGAFDQSGNPLALFPRHLASVALVSDFGALDSRLRLRSVGRQHLDNSGLDARTIDGYATLDLAAGLDLGGLAGATRLDVRVDNLLDQMYETTGYWYGGRWLIPAAGRNVLAGVHYVF
- a CDS encoding thiamine diphosphokinase, translated to MTEAPPFGREADIVFAKTGLRAVILGGGEEPAYECLAHWVEMADFFFAADWAALTYERLPRRPDAIIGDLDTMMGKLIGADDPPFLHIEDQETTDTEKALLHALDLGCREAVLLGATGRRLDHTLYNLSLVEGFADRMRICVANEHCTSVRIGAGESVIWDLPAGTTFSLAPLASPALLGEVTGARWPVSDEVLIYGGDLSISNKVAAPPLRIEVYEGSVLASIGNERLGLFLRGMSE
- a CDS encoding sodium:solute symporter family protein — encoded protein: MTFAAVYVFFLLYAVLRLFRRPSETEANYIVAGRRLTLPAFVATMVSSWYGGILGVGEYAWTYGVSNWLVFGAPYYLYAVAFAVLLARRARQSRVLTLPELLHDRYGRTPALLGAATIFVMTVPAAYVLMLGVLVEMATGWPLWLGVTLGAALSLGYVLRGGLRAIVGTDKLQFALMFLGFVVLVPVCAAKYGGWDYLRGALPASHLTWSGGRGFQAVAVWYVIAASTLVEPAFYQRCYAARDGRTARRGLFVSVGFWILFDFLTTTAGLYARAVLPALERPMAAFPLLAAEVLPPVWRGLFVTGLLATIMSTVDTNAFVAAVTGGRDIWSKLRGRPGDEAASLRASRRALPVVGALSVGLALWSGSVIELWHHLGSVGTPVLLLPVLLAHGRRRRSGRRVALSMCVSAVVSLSWLALGGGGPWLGVESIFPGLAASAAVMLTEKGAAPAGTAP